The Podospora pseudopauciseta strain CBS 411.78 chromosome 2 map unlocalized CBS411.78m_2, whole genome shotgun sequence genome has a window encoding:
- a CDS encoding uncharacterized protein (EggNog:ENOG503P0UY; COG:O), translated as MSSEETKVVATPEPGEQCDVKHLKRSYVDGSNDPVVTEGNSDPVKKEEDTKHQSFALVSTQNYDKNNNRTNTTLLINSKHILAALTRVVRYYPDQDEEFDKPSELTSPFNLLYHHRKELSEEAFRVGGDGALHLNLLLSYLDKQKWAEAETLTTRENPVITFDLLWFVFKPGDLLYRMVNGEPALYWLVSVCYNETPTTGDPWKNLELECLYQAHDGKKTGVVRESIKIYEHQEFAGDTPEKITSLSVFPLKYHKDREGIKERLVKRGQRYLELVQKQGQAYHYEGLCRRLKTPPGGSYFSSEEKFIGVWLPETATGRVVLDCSTFMEDNPFHRVNVSNWSISKVQWLKQESLDKTTDGFDDPTLLCLPYVYGYSLDMRCWCMFSVDKVKTTDWKHKDFDSVVLPDGYRKIITSLVKSHKFASHTRDETALKGKGLIFVLHGPPGTGKTRTAEAISETTSKPLLLFPTGELGGDLRSIQSELRRLVRYGTAWKAILLIDEADVFLESRQVDGHVSLERNALVAVFLRQLEYFQGIIFLTSNRAQMFDPAVKSRINVMLHYPSPDKETRKVLWAQRLGPILKLKSLPKCELDLDSATETLSEYEMNGREISNAVSSALTIAKADTLALNMDHLRSVAKIWKDSQEKSVEVGPVVDAVQEIKRIPSISEVLRTLKIPLWVWKLFVSAFLAGALFQGSLKIFKTRIRWRGRRAHR; from the exons ATGTCTTCCGAGGAGACTAAGGTGGTTGCCACGCCTGAACCCGGCGAGCAGTGCGATGTCAAACACCTCAAACGCAGCTATGTGGATGGAAGCAATGACCCGGTGGTTACCGAGGGTAACTCAGATCCGGTCAAAAAGGAGGAAGACACAAAACATCAGTCATTTGCCCTAGTGTCGACACAAAACTACGATAAGAACAACAATCGCACCAATACAACGCTTTTGATCAATTCCAAGCACATACTCGCCGCTCTCACAAGGGTAGTTCGTTACTATCCCGACCAAGACGAGGAATTCGACAAACCCTCTGAGCTGACATCACCATTCAATCTTCTCTATCATCATCGCAAGGAGCTTTCTGAGGAAGCTTTTAGGGTAGGCGGTGACGGTgccctccatctcaaccttcTCCTGAGCTACCTTGACAAGCAGAAGTGGGCTGAGGCTGAGACACTCACAACTCGAGAGAATCCTGTCATTACATTTGATCTACTTTGGTTCGTTTTTAAACCCGGCGACTTGCTATACAGGATGGTAAACGGCGAGCCTGCTTTGTACTGGCTTGTGAGCGTGTGCTATAACGAAACTCCAACAACAGGAGATCCATGGAAAAACCTCGAGCTTGAGTGTCTATATCAAGCACACGACGGAAAGAAAACGGGTGTGGTGCGGGAAAGTATCAAAATATACGAACACCAGGAATTTGCGGGCGATACCCCCGAGAAGATTACAAGCCTTTCAGTCTTTCCGCTAAAGTATCACAAAGACAGAGAAGGAATAAAAGAACGCCTTGTGAAGCGCGGACAACGATATTTGGAGCTTGTGCAAAAGCAGGGCCAAGCATATCATTACGAAGGTCTATGCAGAAGGCTTAAAACACCTCCTGGGGGCTCATACTTTTCCAGTGAAGAAAAATTTATTGGCGTCTGGCTCCCAGAAACA GCTACCGGAAGAGTCGTCTTAGACTGTTCAACATTCATGGAAGATAATCCTTTCCACCGCGTCAATGTTTCCAATTGGAGCATCTCAAAAG TCCAGTGGCTGAAGCAAGAGAGTCTAGACAAAACAACCGATGGCTTCGATGATCCTACACTACTCTGTCTGCCGTATGTCTATGGGTATTCTCTGGACATGCGATGCTGGTGTATGTTCTCTGTAGACAAGGTGAAGACGACCGACTGGAAACATAAAGACTTTGATTCGGTTGTCCTTCCGGATGGATATAGGAAGATCATCACATCACTTGTTAAAAGTCACAAATTCGCCAGTCATACCCGAGATGAGACTGCCCTCAAAGGCAAGGGTCTGATATTTGTTTTGCATGGCCCTCCTGGGACTGGCAAAACAAGAACAGCTG AAGCAATTTCCGAGACAACCTCAAAGCCGCTCTTGCTATTCCCAACCGGAGAACTCGGGGGTGATCTGAGAAGCATTCAGTCAGAGCTGAGGCGGCTAGTTAGATACGGAACTGCATGGAAGGCCATTCTACTCATTGATGAGGCGGATGTATTTCTGGAATCCAGACAGGTTGACGGACATGTGTCGTTGGAGCGTAATGCTCTCGTAGCAG TTTTCTTGAGGCAGCTCGAGTATTTCCAGGGCATCATATTTCTGACCTCCAACCGCGCCCAAATGTTCGATCCCGCAGTCAAGTCCCGCATCAACGTTATGCTGCACTACCCCTCGCCCGACAAAGAAACGCGAAAGGTGTTGTGGGCACAACGGCTAGGACCAATATTGAAACTCAAATCCTTGCCAAAATGCGAACTGGATCTAGATTCAGCAACGGAGACACTGTCGGAGTATGAGATGAACGGTCGGGAGATCTCAAATGCTGTCAGCTCGGCTTTGACCATAGCCAAAGCTGATACGCTCGCCCTTAACATGGACCACCTTCGGTCTGTGGCAAAAATATGGAAAGACTCACAGGAAAAGAGCGTCGAAGTGGGACCAGTTGTGGACGCAGTTCAGGAGATCAAAAGGATTCCGTCTATCAGTGAGGTTCTTAGGACACTTAAAATCCCGCTTTGGGTCTGGAAACTATTCGTTTCAGCATTCCTAGCTGGCGCTCTATTTCAAGGGTCCCTTAAAATCTTTAAGACAAGGATAAGGTGGCGAGGGCGTCGAGCTCACAGGTGA
- a CDS encoding uncharacterized protein (EggNog:ENOG503P2BB), whose protein sequence is MLLKSIILALATATGISQANPIAPRQGPTGNGPFAPAYYTTDSSLNGHTLYLPRNVPQGAKIPVLVWGNGACSANGLDFLNFLTQIASHGVFVISSGSPGGQGSTNAQMMTRAIDWVTNAATKQRYPWLETSRISVSGMSCGGVEAYTAGVNDNRVTTIGIYNSGLLSEQESRNVVPRINKPIFYFMGGPSDIAFNNVGVSSRMGVGKKLTQDQGERDYRLLPQSTPTWKGNLNVGHGGTYGDQNGGKFGVAAVRYYQWVLRGNATAANFFTNNQEASRDGWSVESRSLGNLRVNPI, encoded by the exons ATGTTGCTGAAGTCTATCATCCTCGCTCTGGCAACGGCCACTGGCATCAGCCAGGCCAACCCAATCGCCCCCCGTCAAGGA CCTACCGGCAACGGCCCGTTCGCCCCCGCATATTACACCACcgactcctccctcaacggTCACACCCTTTACCTCCCCCGGAACGTCCCCCAGGGAGCCAAAATTCCCGTCCTGGTCTGGGGTAACGGCGCTTGCTCCGCTAACGGCCTCGACTTCCTCAACTTCCTGACTCAAATTGCCTCCCATGGCGTGTTTGTCATCTCTTCCGGCTCGCCCGGCGGCCAAGGCTCAACCAATGCCCAGATGATGACCCGCGCCATCGACTGGGTCACCAACGCCGCCACCAAACAGCGCTATCCTTGGCTGGAAACGTCTCGAATCTCGGTCTCGGGGATGAGCTGCGGTGGCGTTGAGGCGTACACGGCGGGAGTGAATGACAACAGGGTCACCACCATCGGGATTTACAACTCGGGTCTGTTGAGTGAACAGGAGAGCAGGAATGTTGTGCCGAGAATCAACAAGCCAATCTTCTACTTTATGGGAGGCCCCAGTGATATCGCTTTCAACAACGTGGGTGTTTCATCGCGAATGGGGGTTGGAAAGAAGCTGACACAAGACCAGGGCGAGAGAGACTACCGACTTCTTCCGCAATCCACACCGACCTGGAAGGGCAACTTGAATGTTGGGCACGGCGGAACCTATGGTGACCAAAACGGCGGCAAGTTTGGTGTTGCCGCTGTCAGATATTATCAGTGGGTTTTGAGAGGTAACGCGACTGCTGCcaacttcttcaccaacaaTCAGGAGGCAAGCCGAGATGGGTGGAGTGTCGAGAGCCGAAGCTTGGGGAATCTGAGGGTGAATCCTATCTAA
- a CDS encoding uncharacterized protein (COG:S; EggNog:ENOG503P1C3), which translates to MSSHQVFFHIQDPTLCDNILSNIMSLEVMIPSLVTFHSNMRYFSIGTRVLQNFIADSSRFETTFQSLFRQWAYDPVFEVSEGNFALMDLTTVDLAYIQLFLFVLRHFPLLSEDRPVQDKQGEYARAGVDSNCVDQLYYRALRLEFRTLKARSHTFHDLECNELNHLPLDLEVRCIDIIWSITLQTLNIHFYALPFQVYFVVNAICMSEKDMEPVAAPVSAHIFVVDL; encoded by the coding sequence ATGAGCTCACATCAAGTCTTCTTTCATATTCAGGACCCCACCTTATGCGATAACATTTTATCCAATATTATGTCGCTCGAGGTTATGATCCCAAGCTTAGTAACCTTTCATAGCAATATGAGATACTTCTCCATCGGCACGCGTGTTTTACAGAACTTCATCGCCGACAGTAGCCGATTCGAAACGACGTTTCAGAGTCTATTTCGGCAATGGGCGTATGACCCTGTGTTTGAGGTTTCAGAAGGCAACTTTGCCTTGATGGACTTAACAACCGTGGATCTAGCATATATTCAGCTGTTTCTCTTCGTATTGCGGCACTTCCCACTGCTGTCGGAAGATCGGCCCGTACAAGATAAACAAGGCGAATATGCTCGAGCGGGTGTGGATTCCAATTGTGTAGATCAACTATATTACCGCGCTCTGCGCTTAGAGTTTCGGACTCTTAAGGCACGGAGCCACACATTTCATGATCTCGAGTGTAACGAGTTAAATCACCTGCCGCTTGATCTAGAAGTCAGATGCATCGATATTATTTGGAGCATCACGCTCCAAACGCTGAATATACACTTCTACGCGCTGCCTTTTCAAGTGTACTTCGTGGTCAATGCCATATGCATGAGCGAGAAAGATATGGAGCCTGTGGCGGCTCCGGTATCTGCCCATATTTTTGTGGTTGATCTGTAA
- a CDS encoding uncharacterized protein (COG:S; EggNog:ENOG503NX9U) codes for MAPKGLRRIAPAHDVPDNTTIDIIAIHGLGTESPRTWEFKKKGRGGVVSWLSDSDMLPAALPEARIFTYNWNANYFKDAPVQTLLGHADTLLKLVSEGRGSQTRPIIFVASCFGGLILAEAVNRAAQEGSDYRHILLSTVGVVFLATPFQGSDAAQQARWQVLVAGIMGEQASDQLIQDLEQKHDFVRQRIQKFTEIANAEAVRLPLYCFFEMKKTEMLRRILSRGWAKKLTKHMMKKILVTESSACLHGFHRQGLDATHSGMNKFEGPECPNFKLVKDAIKQFAENAPAVLTRRENLPGKRHWIVPFGRNKEFVGRKKILQDLLGRIHPNTDKDDCQRTAIEGLGGVGKTQVALEVAFRVSNEHPNCSVFWVPAMDVTSFENAYRAIGQQLTVPGIDEVEADVKALVKTALSRESTGSWLLIIDNADDRKLLLSDIALTDYLPFSRKGSILFTTRNHEVAVKLVGPKSHIILVEEMSRDEALKLLQKGLKGDQMRDTASTVALLEFLTNLPLAIQQASAYMAEKQISTTQYLGLCKSSNEDMIELLSRDFKDRHRYQGIQNPVATTWLISFRHISDHDPLAADYLKFMCFLAGKDIPQSLLPPAGRLRTVDAIGTLKAYAFISQRKEPDTYDIHRLVQISMLRWLAQKGERKEWTAKVLQRLNNVFPSPDHGNREVWMSYLPHTQYVLELRERVDDEEAPTGLLSKVGQSFYNLGKYKEAGQMHRQTLQLREKVLGKEHPDTLTSMSNLASVLVSQGKYEEAEQMSRQTLQLQEKVLGKEHPNTLTSRNNLTSILGSQGKYEEAEQINRQTLQLREKVLGKEHPDTLTSMSNLAYVLDSQGKYEEAEQIHRQTLQLCEKVLGKEHPDTLTSINNLANVLNIQGKYEEAEQIHRQTLQLCEKVLGKEHPDTLTSINNLASILGSQGKYEEAEQIHRQTLQLREKVLGKEHPNTLGSMNNLANVLNIQGKYEEAEQMHRQTLQLREKVLGKEHPNTLTSRNNLTSILGSQGKYEEAEQINRQTLQLREKVLGKEHPDTLTSMSNLANVLNIQGKYEEAEQMHRQTLQLREKVLGKEHPNTFGSMNNLANVLDSQGKYEEAEQMSRQTLQLQEKVLGKEHPNTLTSRNNLTSILGSQGKYEEAEQINRQTLQLREKVLGKEHPDTLTSRNNLTSILGSQGKYEEAEQIHRQTLQLREKVLGKEHPGTLE; via the exons ATG GCTCCGAAGGGACTCCGCCGGATCGCCCCAGCGCACGACGTCCCTGACAACACGACCATCGA TATCATCGCAATCCACGGCTTGGGCACCGAGTCGCCGCGGACATGGGAGTTCAAGAAGAAAGGAAGAGGCGGAGTGGTGAGCTGGCTGTCGGACAGCGACATGTTGCCGGCAGCTCTACCTGAGGCCCGCATATTCACCTACAACTGGAACGCAAACTACTTCAAAGATGCACCCGTACAAACGCTGCTCGGCCATGCTGACACGCTGCTCAAACTTGTTTCCGAAGGCCGCGGTTCGCAAACGCGACCGATCATCTTCGTTGCTTCTTGTTTTGGGGGCCTTATCCTGGCTGAG GCTGTTAATCGAGCAGCCCAGGAAGGCAGCGACTACCGACATATTCTGCTTTCCACTGTCGGGGTCGTTTTTCTCGCCACTCCGTTCCAGGGCAGCGATGCCGCCCAGCAGGCTCGGTGGCAGGTGCTGGTTGCCGGCATTATGGGAGAGCAAGCCTCCGACCAGCTCATACAAGACCTCGAGCAGAAACACGACTTCGTTCGCCAGCGTATCCAGAAATTCACCGAGATCGCGAATGCCGAGGCGGTCCGACTGCCCCTGTATTGCTTCTTTGAAATGAAGAAGACAGAGATGTTAAGACGCATTCTATCACGAGGTTGGGCGAAGAAGCTGACTAAGCATatgatgaagaagatt CTTGTGACGGAGTCCTCGGCTTGCCTCCATGGTTTCCATCGTCAGGGGCTAGATGCAACCCATTCGGGCATGAACAAATTCGAGGGTCCAGAATGCCCCAACTTTAAACTCGTAAAAGATGCGATCAAGCAATTCGCTGAAAATGCACCTGCCGTTTTGACGCGGCGGGAGAACT TACCTGGCAAGCGGCACTGGATTGTCCCGTTTGGACGTAATAAGGAATTCGTCGGCCGTAAAAAGATTCTCCAGGACCTTCTCGGGAGGATCCATCCTAATACAGATAAGGATGATTGCCAGCGGACCGCAATCGAAGGcctgggaggggtgggaaagACGCAGGTCGCGCTCGAGGTTGCTTTTCGCGTCAGTAACGAGCACCCGAACTGCTCGGTCTTCTGGGTTCCCGCTATGGATGTCACTAGTTTTGAGAATGCATACCGTGCTATCGGCCAGCAACTCACGGTGCCCGGGATCGATGAAGTGGAGGCAGACGTTAAAGCACTCGTCAAGACAGCCTTGAGTCGTGAAAGTACGGGTAGCTGGCTTTTGATCATCGACAACGCTGATGACAGAAAGCTACTCCTTAGCGACATTGCCCTTACCGACTATCTTCCATTTAGCCGGAAAGGATCTATTCTATTTACAACGCGAAATCATGAAGTCGCGGTTAAGCTAGTGGGGCCTAAGAGTCACATTATCTTAGTTGAAGAAATGAGCAGAGACGAAGCCTTAAAGCTGTTGCAGAAAGGCTTGAAGGGAGATCAGATGCGTGATACGGCAAGCACTGTCGCGCTACTGGAATTTCTTACCAATCTCCCTCTGGCGATACAGCAGGCGTCTGCTTATATGGCCGAGAAGCAGATCTCAACTACACAATACCTTGGACTGTGCAAGTCCAGTAACGAGGATATGATCGAGCTACTGAGCCGGGACTTTAAGGACCGACACCGATATCAGGGCATTCAAAACCCTGTCGCCACAACTTGGCTGATTTCGTTCCGGCACATCTCAGATCACGACCCGCTGGCGGCGGACTACCTCAAGTTTATGTGCTTCCTAGCTGGGAAGGATATTCCGCAATCTCTATTGCCACCGGCAGGGAGACTAAGGACTGTTGACGCAATTGGGACTCTGAAAGCGTATGCATTTATCTCTCAACGAAAGGAGCCAGATACTTACGACATCCATCGGCTGGTCCAAATATCGATGCTACGCTGGTTAGCCCAAAAGGGAGAGCGAAAGGAATGGACCGCTAAAGTGCTACAACGGCTTAATAATGTATTTCCCTCTCCGGATCACGGCAATAGAGAAGTATGGATGAGCTATCTTCCGCATACGCAATATGTTTTGGAACTGCGGGAAAGGgtggatgacgaggaggcgCCAACAGGTCTTCTGTCCAAAGTGGGCCAGAGCTTTTACAATTTAGGAAAATATAAGGAGGCCGGGCAGATGCATCGGCAGACGCTACAGCTAcgtgagaaggtgttgggtaaGGAGCATCCCGACACACTTACCAGCATGAGCAACCTTGCGAGTGTGCTCGTTAGCCAGGGGAagtacgaggaggccgagcagatgtctcggcagacgctacagctacaagagaaggtgttgggtaaGGAGCATCCCAACACACTTACCAGCAGGAACAACCTTACGAGTATACTCGGTAGCCAGGGGAagtacgaggaggccgagcagataaatcggcagacgctacagctacgtgagaaggtgttgggtaaGGAGCATCCCGACACACTTACCAGCATGAGCAACCTTGCGTATGTGCTCGATAGCCAGGGGAagtacgaggaggccgagcagatacatcggcagacgctacagctatgtgagaaggtgttgggtaaGGAGCATCCCGACACACTTACCAGCATAAACAACCTTGCGAATGTGCTCAATATCCAGGGGAagtacgaggaggccgagcagatacatcggcagacgctacagctatgtgagaaggtgttgggtaaGGAGCATCCCGACACACTTACCAGCATAAACAACCTTGCGAGTATACTCGGTAGCCAGGGGAagtacgaggaggccgagcagatacatcggcagacgctacagctacgtgagaaggtgttgggtaaGGAGCATCCCAACACACTTGGCAGCATGAACAACCTTGCGAATGTGCTCAATATCCAGGGGAagtacgaggaggccgagcagatgcatcggcagacgctacagctacgtgagaaggtgttgggtaaGGAGCATCCCAACACACTTACCAGCAGGAACAACCTTACGAGTATACTCGGTAGCCAGGGGAagtacgaggaggccgagcagataaatcggcagacgctacagctacgtgagaaggtgttgggtaaGGAGCATCCCGACACACTTACCAGCATGAGCAACCTTGCGAATGTGCTCAATATCCAGGGGAagtacgaggaggccgagcagatgcatcggcagacgctacagctacgtgagaaggtgttgggtaaGGAGCATCCCAACACATTTGGCAGCATGAACAACCTTGCGAATGTGCTCGATAGCCAGGGGAagtacgaggaggccgagcagatgtctcggcagacgctacagctacaagagaaggtgttgggtaaGGAGCATCCCAACACACTTACCAGCAGGAACAACCTTACGAGTATACTCGGTAGCCAGGGGAagtacgaggaggccgagcagataaatcggcagacgctacagctacgtgagaaggtgttgggtaaGGAGCATCCCGACACACTTACCAGCAGGAACAACCTTACGAGTATACTCGGTAGCCAGGGGAagtacgaggaggccgagcagatacatcggcagacgctacagctacgtgagaaggtgttgggtaaGGAGCATCCCGGCACACTTGAGTAA